Proteins encoded in a region of the Diabrotica virgifera virgifera chromosome 4, PGI_DIABVI_V3a genome:
- the LOC126883883 gene encoding uncharacterized protein LOC126883883 has protein sequence MIALKLLAIVAMAFLAEASDLDSGYRIMSCAKRAITNGVPELNIPSHSPVYITRNFSWSGDIGVASASFDFHDFIWDGLPQWNLTATQINKDSDPYAVFDFDLSWKWMNISGLFNVTIRELVLEQHYNGNIQFEWTNSHWKGRINVTKPYFNLTQEVNDAQIKWTVEHLDTTVKGLGIWNGPVEATFGTGIITALNSGLIGNTVGEFIKMRLNTIWWSTGKIWDLVHWCYDSQL, from the exons ATGATTGCATTGAAACTATTGGCTATTGTCGCTATGGCCTTTTTGGCTGAAg CTTCTGACTTGGACTCAGGCTATAGGATCATGTCCTGTGCTAAAAGAGCAATCACCAACGGAGTTCCAGAACTGAATATCCCAAGTCACAGTCCTGTTTATATCACCCGCAACTTTTCATGGAGTGGAGATATAGGAGTTGCAAG tGCTTCATTCGACTTCCATGATTTCATTTGGGATGGTCTTCCACAATGGAATTTGACTGCAACACAAATCAACAAGGACTCCGACCCTTATGCAGTATTTGACTTTGATCTCTCCTGGAAATGGATGAACATCTCTGGATTATTCAACGTTACAATCAGAGAGTTGGTATTGGAACAACACTATAACGGAAACATTCA aTTTGAATGGACCAATTCACACTGGAAAGGAAGGATCAACGTAACCAAACCATATTTCAACCTCACCCAAGAGGTTAACGATGCCCAAATTAAATGGACTGTAGAGCACCTTGAT ACAACGGTAAAAGGTCTTGGTATCTGGAACGGACCCGTTGAAGCAACTTTTGGCACAGGTATCATTACAGCATTGAATTCCGGATTGATCGGTAACACCGTTGGTGAGTTCATCAAAATGAGACTAAACACAATCTGGTGGAGCACTGGAAAGATTTGGGACTTGGTCCACTGGTGTTATGATTCACAATTGTGA